A stretch of Patagioenas fasciata isolate bPatFas1 chromosome 4, bPatFas1.hap1, whole genome shotgun sequence DNA encodes these proteins:
- the HTRA2 gene encoding serine protease HTRA2, mitochondrial — protein MAALARGARVPRAGRWCRALCGAPGVLAPPPPPPPVPSAGASAPPPPPPPPPPSAGARALAAALGAGAAALVLLWFRGSEARRSALPALPALRAAVPAPPPSSPRAAFNFIADVVEKTAPALVYVEIVGRHPFSGRDVPISNGSGFLVSPDGLIVTNAHVVANRRRVRVKLASGEQYDAVVQDVDQVADIATIKIKAKHPLPTLPLGRSCEVRQGEFVVAMGSPFALQNTITSGIVSSAQRGSRELGLAASDMEYIQTDAAIDFGNSGGPLVNLDGEVIGVNTMKVTSGISFAIPSDRLRAFLQKEEQRKGSWFGSTEAKRRYIGVMMLTLTPSILAELKLRDPSFPDVAHGVLIHRVIIGSPAHQAGLKAGDVVLEINGQPSRRAEDVYEAVRTQQSLALLVRRGYDTLLVSVVPEVTE, from the exons ATGGCGGCGCTGGCGCGCGGGGCGCGGGTGCCGCGCGCGGGGCGCTGGTGCCGGGCGCTGTGCGGGGCCCCCGGGGTCCtagcgccgccgcctcctccaccTCCAGTTCCCTCCGCCGGGGCCTCCGCGccgcctcctccacctcctccgcctcctccctCCGCCGGGGCCCGGGCgctggcggcggcgctgggcgccggggcggcggcgctggtGCTGCTGTGGTTCCGAGGTAGCGAGGCCCGGCGGTCTGcgctgcccgccctgcccgcccTGCGCGCCGCcgtgcccgccccgccgccctcctCGCCCCGCGCCGCCTTCAACTTCATCGCCGACGTGGTGGAGAAGACGGCGCCGGCGCTGGTCTACGTGGAGATCGTGGGCAG ACACCCCTTTTCGGGCCGTGACGTGCCCATCTCCAATGGCTCGGGCTTCCTGGTGTCCCCGGACGGGCTCATCGTGACCAACGCGCACGTGGTGGCGAACCGGCGGCGCGTGCGGGTGAAGCTGGCCAGCGGCGAGCAGTACGACGCCGTGGTGCAGGACGTGGACCAGGTCGCGGACATCGCCACCATCAAGATCAAGGCGAAG CACCCGCTGCCCACGCTGCCCCTGGGGCGCTCCTGCGAGGTGCGGCAGGGCGAGTTCGTGGTGGCCATGGGCAGCCCGTTCGCCCTGCAGAACACCATCACCTCGGGCATCGTCAGCTCGGCCCAGCGCGGCAGCCGGGAGCTGGGCCTGGCCGCCTCCGACATGGAGTACATCCAGACCGATGCCGCCATCGAC TTTGGGAACTCCGGGGGCCCCCTCGTCAACCTG GATGGTGAAGTGATTGGGGTCAACACCATGAAGGTGACGTCGGGCATCTCCTTCGCCATCCCCTCCGACCGGCTGCGCGCGTTCCTGCAGAAGGAGGAGCAGCGCAAGG GCTCCTGGTTCGGCAGCACAGAGGCCAAGCGCCGCTACATCGGGGTGATGATGCTGACGCTGACACCGAG CATCCTGGCGGAGCTGAAGCTGCGTGACCCCAGCTTCCCCGACGTGGCGCACGGGGTGCTGATCCACAGGGTGATCATCGGCTCCCCGGCCCATCA GGCAGGGCTGAAGGCGGGCGACGTGGTGCTGGAGATCAATGGGCAGCCGTCGCGGCGCGCGGAGGACGTGTACGAGGCCGTGCGGACGCAGCAGAGCCTGGCCCTGCTGGTGCGGCGCGGCTACGACACGCTGCTGGTGAGCGTCGTCCCCGAGGTCACGGAGTAG
- the AUP1 gene encoding lipid droplet-regulating VLDL assembly factor AUP1 isoform X2 gives MEPPGPGPERLFDSHRFPTDGFLLLALLLYAPVGLCLLVLRLFIGAHVFLVSCTLPDSVLRRFIVRVMCSVLGLFVRQSDPRLRDASVRVYIANHVTQFDHNVINLLTSCNTPALNAAPGFLCWSRGFLELGAGSRAELVHSLKAYSSHGANPPLLLFPEEAATNGRAGLLRFSSWPFSLADVVQPVALHVQRPLVTVSVADSSWITELLWTFFAPFTVYQVRWLPSVPRRAEEPSEDFALRVQEATLKCTTEALQKSVPRALALAVAPRRPVPLTPHEPGPRVLRVLHMWLFAFLQLLAVELGVVSTRLTAADKAEHMKRLRHTSLLPFAPGSSQPLAARPRVPSGLGTAEDARIAAMAQRVKEVLPHVPLEVIRTDLARTSCVDTTIANLLEGSVPFCPESGEDSADLPAPAPSAPAAASSTQGSAAAPAKPAPKQFAKSPVERHLSLQERKRALYDYARRALLALGSLAWEDAGAGRESEQPGQSELPPPCSQPHPGWPHVRQQDVPEEAERREQHLLASLTRTCARRPHLSPKEFAFVCSPQPVLWSLQGGTVGRKKRLFSSELLLLFIPSLLLSHLLTLGLGIYIGKRLAASSANPL, from the exons ATGGAGCCTCCGGGCCCGGGCCCCGAGCGGCTCTTCGACTCGCACCG GTTCCCGACCGACGGgttcctgctgctggccctgctgctgtACGCGCCCGTGGGGCTCTGCCTGCTCGTCCTGCGCCTCTTCATCGGCGCCCACGTCTTCCTGGTCAGCTGCACCCTGCCCGACAGCGTCCTGCGCCG GTTTATTGTACGTGTGATGTGCTCAGTGCTGGGCTTGTTTGTGCGGCAAAGCGACCCCCGGCTTCGCGACGCCAGCGTGCGTGTGTACATCGCCAACCACGTGACGCAGTTCGATCACAATGTCATCAACCTTCTGACCTCATGTAACACG CCCGCGCTGAACGCTGCCCCCGGCTTCCTCTGCTGGTCGCGGGGGTTCCTGGAGCTGGGAGCCGGCAGCCGAGCGGAGCTGGTGCATTCTCTGAAGGCGTATTCGTCCCACGGAGCCAACCCCCCGCTGCTACTCTTCCCAGAGGAGGCGGCCACCAACGGCCGGGCTGGCCTGCTGCGCTTCAG CTCCTGGCCATTCTCCCTGGCAGACGTGGTGCAGCCCGTGGCCCTGCACGTCCAGAGGCCCTTGGTCACTGTG AGCGTCGCTGACTCCTCCTGGATCACAGAGCTGCTCTGGACCTTCTTTGCTCCCTTCACAGTTTATCAAGTAAG GTGGCTGCCGTCTGTCCCCAGACGAGCTGAAGAGCCGAGCGAGGATTTTGCGCTCCGAGTTCAGGAG GCAACACTGAAATGCACCACTGAGGCCCTGCAGAAATCAGTTCCCCGTGCTCTTGCCCTCGCCGTGGCGCCACGCAGGCCTGTACCGCTGACACCCCACGAGCCGGGGCCGCGCGTCCTGCGTGTCCTGCACATGTGGCTCTTTGCgtttctgcagctcctggccGTGGAGCTGGGTGTGGTATCCACACGGCTCACCGCAGCAGACAAAGCTGAGCACATGAAGAGGCTGAGACACACGTCGCTGCTCCCCTTCGCCCCTG GCTCCAGCCAGCCCCTGGCAGCCCGGCCCCGGGTCCCCTCCGGGCTTGGCACTGCCGAGGATGCGCGGATCGCAGCGATGGCACAGCGGGTGAAGGAGGTGCTGCCCCACGTGCCTCTGGAGGTCATCAGGACAGACCTGG CCCGCACCAGCTGTGTGGACACCACCATTGCCAACCTGCTGGAGGGCAGCGTGCCATTCTGCCCCGAGAGCGGGGAGGACAGCGCGGACCTGCCCGCCCCAGCGCCCTCCGCGCCCGCAGCCGCGTCCAGCACCCAGGGCTCCGCGGCAGCACCTGCCAAG CCAGCCCCAAAGCAGTTCGCGAAGTCCCCCGTGGAGCGGcacctgtccctgcaggagcGGAAGCGAGCGCTGTATGACTACGCCAGGAG GGCCCTGCTGGCGCTGGGCTCCCTGGCCTGGGAGGACGCCGGCGCCGGGCGGGAGAGCGAGCAGCCTGGGCAGAGCGAGCTGCCCCCTCCTTGCAGCCAGCCCCATCCCGGCTGGCCCCACGTGCGGCAG CAGGATGTGCCGGAGGAAGCCGAACGGAGGGAGCAACACCTGCTAGCATCCCTGACCAGGACCTGTGCCCGCCGCCCGCATCTGTCCCCAAA GGAGTTTGCCTTTGTGTGCTCCCCCCAGCCGGTGCTGTGGAGCCTGCAGGGAGGTAcagtggggaggaagaagagactTTTCagttcagagctgctgctgctcttcatccCCTCGCTGCTGCTCAGCCACCTGCTGACCCTGGGCCTGGG GATCTACATCGGGAAGCGGCTGGCGGCCTCCTCGGCAAACCCGCTGTGA
- the AUP1 gene encoding lipid droplet-regulating VLDL assembly factor AUP1 isoform X1 has protein sequence MEPPGPGPERLFDSHRFPTDGFLLLALLLYAPVGLCLLVLRLFIGAHVFLVSCTLPDSVLRRFIVRVMCSVLGLFVRQSDPRLRDASVRVYIANHVTQFDHNVINLLTSCNTPALNAAPGFLCWSRGFLELGAGSRAELVHSLKAYSSHGANPPLLLFPEEAATNGRAGLLRFSSWPFSLADVVQPVALHVQRPLVTVSVADSSWITELLWTFFAPFTVYQVRWLPSVPRRAEEPSEDFALRVQELLAVELGVVSTRLTAADKAEHMKRLRHTSLLPFAPGSSQPLAARPRVPSGLGTAEDARIAAMAQRVKEVLPHVPLEVIRTDLARTSCVDTTIANLLEGSVPFCPESGEDSADLPAPAPSAPAAASSTQGSAAAPAKPAPKQFAKSPVERHLSLQERKRALYDYARSRFAQKLRAARGGP, from the exons ATGGAGCCTCCGGGCCCGGGCCCCGAGCGGCTCTTCGACTCGCACCG GTTCCCGACCGACGGgttcctgctgctggccctgctgctgtACGCGCCCGTGGGGCTCTGCCTGCTCGTCCTGCGCCTCTTCATCGGCGCCCACGTCTTCCTGGTCAGCTGCACCCTGCCCGACAGCGTCCTGCGCCG GTTTATTGTACGTGTGATGTGCTCAGTGCTGGGCTTGTTTGTGCGGCAAAGCGACCCCCGGCTTCGCGACGCCAGCGTGCGTGTGTACATCGCCAACCACGTGACGCAGTTCGATCACAATGTCATCAACCTTCTGACCTCATGTAACACG CCCGCGCTGAACGCTGCCCCCGGCTTCCTCTGCTGGTCGCGGGGGTTCCTGGAGCTGGGAGCCGGCAGCCGAGCGGAGCTGGTGCATTCTCTGAAGGCGTATTCGTCCCACGGAGCCAACCCCCCGCTGCTACTCTTCCCAGAGGAGGCGGCCACCAACGGCCGGGCTGGCCTGCTGCGCTTCAG CTCCTGGCCATTCTCCCTGGCAGACGTGGTGCAGCCCGTGGCCCTGCACGTCCAGAGGCCCTTGGTCACTGTG AGCGTCGCTGACTCCTCCTGGATCACAGAGCTGCTCTGGACCTTCTTTGCTCCCTTCACAGTTTATCAAGTAAG GTGGCTGCCGTCTGTCCCCAGACGAGCTGAAGAGCCGAGCGAGGATTTTGCGCTCCGAGTTCAGGAG ctcctggccGTGGAGCTGGGTGTGGTATCCACACGGCTCACCGCAGCAGACAAAGCTGAGCACATGAAGAGGCTGAGACACACGTCGCTGCTCCCCTTCGCCCCTG GCTCCAGCCAGCCCCTGGCAGCCCGGCCCCGGGTCCCCTCCGGGCTTGGCACTGCCGAGGATGCGCGGATCGCAGCGATGGCACAGCGGGTGAAGGAGGTGCTGCCCCACGTGCCTCTGGAGGTCATCAGGACAGACCTGG CCCGCACCAGCTGTGTGGACACCACCATTGCCAACCTGCTGGAGGGCAGCGTGCCATTCTGCCCCGAGAGCGGGGAGGACAGCGCGGACCTGCCCGCCCCAGCGCCCTCCGCGCCCGCAGCCGCGTCCAGCACCCAGGGCTCCGCGGCAGCACCTGCCAAG CCAGCCCCAAAGCAGTTCGCGAAGTCCCCCGTGGAGCGGcacctgtccctgcaggagcGGAAGCGAGCGCTGTATGACTACGCCAGGAG CCGGTTCGCCCAGAAGCTCCGTGCGGCGCGCGGCGGCCCCTGA